In Chryseobacterium oranimense, a single window of DNA contains:
- a CDS encoding penicillin-binding transpeptidase domain-containing protein produces MQKQNEYDNKRKKTLRWGYLFAVGVLCVFVMFLARIVILQNTNVQEIKDDYINKNYREATLKAARGNLFASDGSILATTVMRYDIYLDFKTMKDTIYSNNIGALTDSLSKMFGKSRGEFRQKFDEQKKKKNQYYTLVKGLDFDQYDRIRNFPIFKKGKNKGGFIVDRNYKRELATSEIGAGTIGIDNGDVKAGLEGAFSKYLTGTDGRRLEQRINSSQWKPIDYWKVKEPVDGEDVYTTLDLRIQDIAHSALEKQLITFEAKHGTVIVMETETGKVKAMVNLRRTEDGEYEDSYNYAIKDNIEPGSTFKTISLLAAMDDGFIDENTTVNVGGGVWTYAKQRISDGHGGGTYDISDVLAKSSNVGTAKLITKYYADKPQIFLDHLKRWKLFDKMDIELPGITKPKIVTPQNKRWNAATLASISYGYSSNINLLQLTTFYNGVANGGKMLKPLFIDKIMKDGKVIYNAKPEVMVNKMASEKAIKMMTSALTKAVEKGTGRSIFTPNLKMAGKTGTARFEYWLPGPMKYRASFAGFYPADHPKYTCYVMISEPNTAKGFYGGSVSAPVFKEIAGKTFLKTPQNIEKEMLVDRKVNLSKMVEPNVKIAVNNKQMPSVVGLIGKNIIPQLENLGYRVDYKGVGRIKEQFPLEGTIISKNQRIYLSLQN; encoded by the coding sequence ATGCAAAAACAAAATGAATACGATAACAAACGTAAAAAAACGTTAAGGTGGGGCTACCTCTTCGCTGTGGGAGTTCTGTGCGTATTTGTGATGTTTCTTGCCCGGATAGTAATCCTGCAAAACACTAATGTTCAGGAAATTAAAGACGATTACATTAATAAAAATTACCGTGAGGCCACTTTGAAGGCTGCCCGCGGAAACCTGTTTGCCTCAGACGGCTCCATTCTCGCTACAACTGTAATGCGCTACGACATCTATCTTGACTTTAAAACCATGAAAGATACCATCTACAGCAACAACATTGGTGCGCTTACAGATTCCTTAAGCAAGATGTTCGGAAAATCCAGAGGAGAATTCAGACAGAAATTTGACGAACAGAAGAAAAAGAAAAATCAGTACTATACTTTGGTAAAAGGGCTTGATTTTGACCAATACGACCGCATCAGAAACTTCCCAATCTTCAAAAAAGGGAAAAATAAAGGAGGTTTTATCGTAGACAGAAATTATAAGCGTGAGCTTGCCACTTCAGAGATCGGAGCGGGAACTATCGGGATAGACAATGGTGATGTTAAAGCCGGTCTGGAAGGAGCTTTCTCAAAATATCTTACCGGAACGGACGGTAGAAGACTAGAGCAGAGAATCAACTCTTCCCAATGGAAGCCAATTGATTACTGGAAAGTAAAAGAACCGGTAGATGGCGAAGATGTTTACACCACCTTAGACCTTAGAATTCAGGACATTGCCCACTCTGCTTTAGAGAAGCAGCTGATAACTTTCGAAGCAAAACACGGAACGGTGATCGTTATGGAAACTGAAACCGGAAAAGTAAAAGCAATGGTTAATCTGAGGAGAACAGAAGATGGAGAATACGAAGATTCTTACAACTATGCTATAAAAGATAATATTGAGCCGGGGTCTACCTTTAAAACCATTTCACTTTTAGCAGCAATGGACGATGGCTTCATCGATGAAAACACAACAGTAAACGTAGGAGGCGGGGTCTGGACCTATGCCAAACAAAGAATTTCAGATGGCCATGGCGGAGGAACTTACGACATCAGTGATGTTTTGGCAAAGTCAAGTAACGTGGGAACGGCAAAACTGATCACCAAATATTACGCAGACAAGCCACAGATTTTCCTTGACCACCTTAAGAGATGGAAACTATTCGATAAAATGGATATTGAGCTTCCGGGAATCACAAAACCGAAGATCGTAACCCCGCAAAACAAGAGATGGAACGCTGCCACATTAGCCTCTATTTCTTACGGATACTCCTCAAATATTAATTTATTACAGTTAACAACCTTCTATAATGGTGTTGCCAATGGCGGTAAAATGCTTAAACCCCTCTTCATCGACAAGATCATGAAAGACGGCAAAGTAATCTACAACGCCAAACCGGAAGTAATGGTCAATAAAATGGCTTCTGAAAAAGCCATTAAAATGATGACCAGTGCCCTGACCAAAGCCGTAGAAAAAGGAACCGGACGAAGCATCTTCACCCCTAACCTGAAAATGGCAGGAAAAACAGGTACTGCAAGATTTGAATACTGGCTTCCCGGTCCTATGAAATACCGCGCATCATTTGCAGGTTTCTACCCCGCAGATCATCCAAAGTATACCTGCTACGTAATGATCAGCGAGCCAAATACCGCAAAAGGGTTTTATGGAGGATCTGTTTCAGCACCGGTATTTAAAGAAATAGCAGGAAAAACATTCCTGAAAACACCTCAGAATATCGAAAAGGAAATGCTGGTAGACAGAAAGGTGAACCTGAGCAAAATGGTAGAGCCTAATGTTAAAATAGCTGTAAATAATAAACAAATGCCAAGCGTGGTTGGATTGATTGGTAAAAATATCATTCCACAATTGGAAAACTTAGGATACAGGGTTGATTATAAAGGTGTTGGAAGAATTAAGGAGCAATTTCCGCTGGAAGGCACCATAATCAGCAAGAACCAGAGAATTTATTTGTCTCTGCAGAATTAA
- the murD gene encoding UDP-N-acetylmuramoyl-L-alanine--D-glutamate ligase, with amino-acid sequence MKIVVLGGGESGCGAAYLAKKQGLEVFLSDKGAIKDNYKQFLAENEIEFEEENHNEERILGADWIVKSPGIPKKAEIVHKIHEKGIRLSSEIEFASEFTDAKIIAITGSNGKTTTTSLIYYILKNDGLNVGLGGNIGYSFAKQVADENHEYYVLEVSSFQLDDIQNFRPYISLLLNLSQDHLDQYNYNYEEYALAKFRIAENQENDNFFIYNKDDEMSKNILEKLEIKAKMIPFSTKEKLSEGGFINDDEIVVKMKDEFSMKIDKLSLLGNHNVANSLAASIAGKILEINNESIRNSLMTFQAVEHRLEFVTETNGVKYINDSKATNVNATYYALESMKTPTVWIVGGLDKGNDYTEIEDLVKRKVKAIVCLGIDNTKIIEFFKDKKEFIYDTSSMEEAVKISKSLAKSGDTVLLSPCCASFDLFKSYEDRGKQFKEQVLKK; translated from the coding sequence ATGAAAATAGTTGTTTTAGGAGGTGGGGAGAGCGGATGCGGAGCTGCTTATTTAGCTAAAAAACAAGGTCTGGAAGTTTTTCTTTCGGACAAAGGAGCTATTAAGGATAACTACAAGCAGTTTTTAGCCGAAAATGAAATTGAATTTGAAGAAGAAAACCACAACGAAGAAAGAATTTTAGGTGCAGACTGGATTGTAAAAAGCCCCGGAATTCCAAAAAAGGCAGAGATTGTTCATAAAATTCATGAAAAAGGAATAAGACTTTCCTCTGAAATTGAATTTGCATCAGAATTTACCGATGCAAAGATCATCGCCATTACAGGAAGCAACGGAAAAACAACAACAACTTCCCTGATCTACTACATCCTGAAAAACGACGGACTGAATGTAGGACTGGGAGGAAACATCGGATATAGCTTTGCAAAGCAGGTAGCTGATGAGAACCATGAATATTATGTTCTGGAGGTAAGCTCCTTCCAGCTGGATGATATTCAGAACTTCAGGCCTTATATTTCTCTGCTGCTCAACCTGTCGCAAGACCATTTGGACCAGTACAACTACAATTATGAAGAATATGCTTTAGCCAAATTCAGAATTGCAGAAAACCAGGAAAATGACAATTTCTTCATCTACAACAAAGATGATGAAATGAGCAAAAACATTCTTGAAAAGCTGGAAATAAAAGCGAAGATGATTCCTTTCTCAACCAAAGAAAAATTGTCTGAAGGAGGTTTTATTAATGATGATGAAATTGTGGTAAAAATGAAGGATGAATTTTCAATGAAAATTGACAAACTATCACTTCTTGGAAACCATAATGTAGCCAATAGCTTAGCCGCGTCAATAGCCGGTAAAATATTGGAAATCAACAATGAAAGCATCAGGAACTCTCTGATGACTTTCCAGGCGGTAGAGCACAGACTGGAATTTGTAACGGAAACCAACGGTGTAAAATACATCAACGACAGTAAAGCGACGAATGTAAATGCCACCTATTATGCGCTGGAAAGCATGAAAACCCCGACAGTCTGGATTGTTGGAGGTTTGGACAAAGGAAACGATTACACAGAAATCGAGGATCTTGTTAAAAGAAAAGTAAAGGCAATTGTCTGCTTAGGAATAGATAACACGAAGATTATAGAATTCTTTAAAGACAAAAAAGAATTTATTTATGACACATCAAGCATGGAAGAAGCCGTGAAAATATCAAAATCACTGGCAAAAAGCGGTGATACCGTTTTACTTTCCCCATGCTGTGCAAGTTTTGACCTTTTCAAAAGCTATGAAGACAGGGGGAAACAGTTTAAAGAGCAAGTATTAAAAAAGTAA
- a CDS encoding cell division protein FtsQ/DivIB, translating into MKNKYRILKIAVTVIILGLLLSFSLKRFSGQKITDNKISVKMNEKTPVYFIDEKDIREIVKKENPSGKVGDLNIPVLEKKINALPAVDSANVYLNLNGKLYLDIRQRVPVFRLNKEGRDFYVDEKGTEFPISKTYSHPCMLVTGNVMPDEYKKLAELVEKIDKDDFSKKFFIGISKSKDDYNLLTSDGNYKVEIGDLDNIEFKVKGLKTFVEKYLVFQDPQKYSMVSVKYQNQIVTTLNPYFKENDSILKAGNKELAKAPVLAAVKKPEILPKTAEAKKTKTISAKPKEKIKPKATTKPKETKKTEKKPAGTKPKAKVKIE; encoded by the coding sequence ATGAAAAATAAATACAGAATATTAAAAATTGCTGTCACAGTGATCATCCTTGGATTACTGCTGAGTTTCTCATTAAAGAGATTCAGCGGTCAGAAGATCACGGACAATAAGATTTCTGTAAAAATGAATGAAAAAACACCCGTATACTTTATTGATGAAAAAGATATCCGGGAAATTGTAAAAAAAGAAAACCCTTCCGGAAAAGTAGGAGACCTGAATATTCCCGTACTTGAAAAGAAGATCAATGCTCTTCCAGCTGTAGACAGTGCCAATGTCTACTTAAATCTGAACGGGAAACTGTATTTGGATATCAGGCAGAGAGTTCCTGTTTTCAGGTTAAATAAAGAAGGAAGAGATTTTTATGTAGATGAAAAAGGAACCGAGTTTCCTATTTCAAAAACCTATTCCCATCCCTGCATGCTGGTAACAGGAAATGTGATGCCGGATGAGTACAAAAAGCTAGCTGAGTTGGTTGAAAAAATTGATAAAGATGATTTCAGCAAAAAATTCTTTATCGGAATCTCAAAAAGCAAAGACGATTATAATCTTCTGACCAGTGACGGAAATTATAAAGTGGAAATAGGAGATCTGGACAATATTGAATTTAAAGTGAAAGGCCTGAAAACCTTTGTGGAAAAATACCTTGTATTTCAGGATCCGCAAAAATACAGTATGGTGTCTGTAAAATATCAGAACCAGATCGTAACCACTTTAAATCCGTATTTCAAAGAAAACGACAGTATTCTGAAAGCAGGAAACAAAGAACTGGCTAAAGCTCCGGTTCTTGCAGCCGTAAAAAAACCGGAAATACTGCCCAAAACAGCCGAAGCTAAAAAAACAAAAACAATTTCAGCAAAGCCAAAGGAAAAAATAAAACCAAAAGCGACAACCAAACCAAAGGAAACCAAAAAGACAGAGAAAAAGCCGGCCGGAACAAAGCCGAAAGCAAAAGTAAAAATAGAATAG
- the mraY gene encoding phospho-N-acetylmuramoyl-pentapeptide-transferase, translating into MLYYLYEYLTSQGIHIPGLGMLKYISFRAGIAVLFSLVIALVYGKRIINYLRARQMGELVRDLGLDGQKQKEGTPTMGGLIIIIATIIPVLLFTRITNVYIVLLLVSMLWMGAIGFLDDYLKKIKKNKDGLSGKFKIVGQVGLGLIVGITMYFHPDITVKRKYADAKVVNRNNVEQNFMPTEKITVSTVPFAKNNEFDYSGILFWMNDKDAHEWAWIVFIPIVIFIVTAVSNGANITDGIDGLAAGTSAVILLTLALFAYLSGNIIFADYLNIMFLPNMGETTIFAVAMVGAVIGFFWYNTYPAQVFMGDTGSLMLGGVIAVLAIILRKELLIPVLCGIFLIENISVMLQVVVFKYRKRKYGLEYAQNNRFFRMSPLHHHYQKGGFHESKIVNRMIIIGVMLAIVCLITLKMR; encoded by the coding sequence ATGTTATACTATCTATACGAATATCTAACCAGTCAGGGAATCCATATACCGGGATTGGGAATGCTGAAATACATTTCTTTCCGTGCCGGTATTGCTGTACTGTTTTCTCTTGTCATTGCCCTTGTCTATGGTAAGAGGATTATCAACTATCTGCGGGCAAGACAGATGGGCGAATTGGTACGTGACCTTGGATTAGACGGACAGAAGCAGAAAGAAGGAACTCCTACTATGGGAGGGCTGATCATCATTATTGCGACGATTATTCCTGTGCTGCTGTTTACCCGGATCACCAATGTCTATATCGTATTGCTGCTGGTTTCCATGTTATGGATGGGTGCCATAGGATTTCTGGATGATTATTTAAAGAAAATCAAAAAAAATAAAGACGGTCTGAGCGGAAAATTTAAAATTGTAGGTCAGGTCGGATTAGGGCTAATAGTCGGAATTACAATGTATTTCCACCCGGATATCACCGTTAAAAGAAAGTATGCAGATGCAAAAGTAGTGAACAGAAACAATGTAGAGCAGAATTTCATGCCTACGGAAAAAATTACCGTTTCTACCGTACCGTTTGCAAAGAACAACGAATTCGACTACAGTGGAATTCTGTTTTGGATGAATGATAAAGATGCCCACGAATGGGCATGGATTGTCTTTATACCCATCGTTATTTTCATCGTAACAGCCGTATCAAACGGAGCCAATATTACAGACGGAATTGATGGGCTTGCCGCAGGAACCAGTGCAGTCATACTGCTCACCCTTGCCCTGTTTGCCTATCTTTCCGGGAACATCATCTTTGCGGATTACCTCAATATTATGTTCCTTCCCAATATGGGGGAAACCACCATCTTTGCCGTAGCCATGGTAGGGGCTGTTATCGGTTTCTTCTGGTACAACACCTATCCGGCACAGGTTTTCATGGGCGATACAGGGAGTTTAATGCTTGGAGGAGTGATTGCCGTTTTAGCCATCATTTTGAGAAAAGAACTTCTTATTCCTGTTTTATGCGGGATCTTCCTGATTGAAAATATTTCTGTGATGCTGCAGGTTGTAGTTTTCAAATACAGAAAAAGAAAATACGGGCTGGAATATGCCCAGAATAACAGATTTTTTAGAATGTCACCATTACACCACCATTATCAGAAAGGCGGTTTCCATGAAAGTAAGATCGTAAACAGAATGATCATCATCGGAGTAATGCTGGCTATTGTATGCCTGATCACATTAAAAATGAGATAA
- a CDS encoding UDP-N-acetylmuramoyl-L-alanyl-D-glutamate--2,6-diaminopimelate ligase encodes MIITELLKRIPVLEIHGDDTREISELAFDSRKVTENSLYVAVRGTVADGHSYIASSVEKGAKAVVCEEFPETLNENVTYIKVKDSSKALGHLASNFYGNPSQKLKLIGVTGTNGKTSVSTLLFDVFRNLGYDSALLSTVEIRIGEKIIPATHTTPDVITINKILAQAVEEGCEYAFMEVSSHGIAQNRIEGLHFKVAGFTNLTHDHLDYHKTFDEYLKTKKRFFDELEDTAIAITNVDDKNGMVMLQNTKAKKKSYAMKTMADYHGKSLEIDFNGMLLNFNGKEFWTTLTGKFNIYNLLLVFGIASELDFEQDEILQAISKLNRVSGRFETFKSDGGIFFIVDYAHTPDALENILDSINDIRTKNERLITVFGCGGDRDHSKRPEMGNIATKKSTLAIITSDNPRTEDPVQIIKEIEAGVEPQNFSKYTSIPDRKEAIKMAIRFAEPKDIVLVAGKGHENYQDINGVKHHFDDKETINELWKLMSK; translated from the coding sequence ATGATAATAACAGAATTATTAAAAAGGATTCCAGTTTTAGAAATTCACGGTGATGATACCCGTGAGATTTCAGAATTGGCTTTCGACAGCAGAAAGGTTACGGAAAACTCGCTCTATGTAGCAGTGAGAGGAACCGTTGCAGACGGACATTCATACATTGCATCATCTGTTGAAAAAGGTGCAAAAGCAGTAGTATGCGAAGAGTTCCCTGAAACATTGAATGAAAATGTAACCTATATCAAGGTGAAAGATTCATCAAAGGCATTAGGTCATCTTGCTTCTAACTTTTATGGAAATCCGTCTCAGAAACTTAAATTAATCGGAGTTACCGGAACGAATGGAAAAACTTCTGTATCTACCCTTCTTTTTGATGTGTTCAGAAATTTAGGTTATGATTCGGCACTGCTTTCTACTGTGGAGATCAGAATCGGCGAGAAAATTATTCCTGCAACCCACACAACTCCGGATGTTATTACCATCAATAAGATTTTAGCACAAGCTGTTGAGGAGGGTTGTGAATATGCTTTTATGGAAGTAAGCTCTCACGGAATTGCACAGAACAGAATCGAAGGTCTGCATTTTAAAGTGGCCGGTTTCACCAATCTTACCCATGATCACTTAGATTATCATAAAACATTTGATGAATACCTGAAAACAAAGAAAAGATTCTTCGATGAACTGGAAGATACAGCCATAGCCATCACCAATGTGGATGATAAAAACGGAATGGTGATGCTTCAGAATACAAAAGCAAAGAAAAAGTCTTATGCTATGAAAACCATGGCAGATTACCACGGAAAATCTCTGGAAATTGATTTCAACGGGATGCTGCTGAATTTCAATGGAAAAGAGTTTTGGACAACACTGACAGGAAAATTCAACATTTACAATTTACTGTTGGTTTTCGGAATTGCTTCTGAGCTTGATTTTGAACAGGATGAAATTTTACAGGCGATCAGCAAGTTAAACAGAGTTTCCGGAAGATTCGAAACCTTCAAATCAGACGGTGGCATCTTCTTTATTGTAGATTATGCCCACACTCCGGATGCTTTGGAAAACATTCTGGACAGCATCAATGATATAAGAACAAAAAACGAAAGACTGATTACCGTTTTCGGATGCGGGGGCGACAGGGATCACTCGAAAAGACCTGAAATGGGAAATATTGCCACCAAAAAATCAACACTGGCAATTATCACCTCAGATAACCCGAGAACAGAAGATCCTGTACAGATCATCAAGGAAATTGAAGCAGGTGTTGAACCTCAGAACTTCAGCAAATACACTTCAATTCCGGACAGAAAAGAAGCTATAAAAATGGCAATCAGGTTCGCAGAGCCAAAAGATATAGTGCTGGTAGCCGGAAAAGGCCATGAGAACTATCAGGACATTAATGGTGTTAAACATCATTTTGACGACAAAGAAACGATCAACGAACTTTGGAAGTTAATGAGCAAGTAA
- the murC gene encoding UDP-N-acetylmuramate--L-alanine ligase codes for MKILETYQNYYFVGIGGIGMSALARYFNASGKKVLGYDKTNTKLTTQLMNEGIDIVFEDHIDGKITSLQKEDTLVIYTPAIKTLGILDYFNQNQFEVLKRAKVLGLITENTDCIAVAGTHGKTTTSTLVSHLCKEANLPFSCFLGGISENFRSNFLYNGTKYSVVEADEYDRSFLNLSPDWAVVTSTDADHLDIYGDKSHIEEGFKQFAALVPNDKQLFVRKGLDIGRDHKTYAVNEVADYYSDNLRMDHDKIYFDFHTPSETVKDFVWEIPGIHNVENATAALAILHNLGVDFETLKKAIANFKGIKRRYTKHIYPNGKIYIDDYAHHPTEINAVVSSIKTFYPDKKLLVVFQPHLFSRTRDFADGFAESLSKADELILLDIYPARELQENFEGITSGWLLEKVNLDKKEKSDLSGAFEKIKEKDFDILLTVGAGNIDTLYDPLCEWIEKM; via the coding sequence ATGAAGATTTTAGAAACATATCAAAATTATTACTTCGTAGGAATCGGAGGTATCGGAATGAGTGCTTTGGCACGCTATTTCAATGCTTCCGGTAAAAAAGTGCTGGGTTATGACAAAACCAATACTAAGCTTACCACACAGCTGATGAACGAAGGGATAGATATTGTTTTTGAAGATCATATCGATGGGAAAATAACTTCTCTTCAAAAAGAAGATACTCTGGTAATCTATACCCCTGCTATTAAAACATTAGGAATTCTGGATTACTTCAATCAGAACCAGTTTGAAGTTCTGAAACGTGCTAAAGTTTTAGGCCTGATTACAGAAAATACAGACTGTATTGCCGTAGCAGGAACTCACGGAAAAACAACCACTTCCACATTGGTGTCCCACCTTTGTAAAGAGGCAAACCTTCCGTTTTCATGCTTTTTAGGCGGTATTTCTGAAAATTTCAGATCCAACTTCCTGTATAACGGGACAAAATATTCCGTAGTGGAAGCTGATGAATATGACAGAAGCTTCTTAAACCTTTCTCCGGACTGGGCAGTGGTAACTTCTACCGATGCAGACCACCTGGATATTTATGGTGACAAGAGCCATATTGAAGAAGGCTTCAAACAGTTTGCAGCACTGGTTCCTAATGATAAGCAGTTATTTGTAAGAAAAGGCTTGGACATCGGCAGAGATCATAAAACCTACGCTGTAAATGAGGTAGCGGATTACTATTCGGATAACCTGCGTATGGATCATGATAAGATTTATTTTGATTTCCATACACCGTCTGAAACCGTAAAAGATTTTGTGTGGGAAATTCCGGGAATTCACAATGTAGAAAACGCTACTGCGGCACTGGCCATTCTTCACAATTTAGGCGTAGATTTTGAAACCCTGAAAAAAGCTATTGCCAATTTTAAAGGAATTAAAAGAAGATATACCAAACATATTTATCCAAACGGTAAGATTTATATTGATGATTATGCCCACCACCCTACAGAAATCAATGCTGTAGTGAGCTCTATCAAAACCTTTTACCCGGATAAAAAACTTCTGGTAGTCTTTCAGCCGCATCTTTTCAGCAGAACAAGAGATTTTGCAGATGGTTTTGCCGAAAGTTTAAGCAAGGCAGACGAGCTGATCCTTCTCGACATTTATCCTGCAAGGGAACTTCAGGAAAACTTTGAAGGAATAACTTCCGGCTGGCTGCTGGAAAAAGTGAATTTAGATAAAAAAGAAAAATCGGACCTGTCCGGTGCTTTCGAAAAAATAAAAGAAAAAGATTTTGACATCCTTCTCACCGTAGGCGCAGGAAACATTGATACCCTGTACGACCCTCTTTGTGAATGGATTGAGAAAATGTAA
- a CDS encoding FtsW/RodA/SpoVE family cell cycle protein — protein sequence MDEQNTENRIELLKGDKVLWMVILVISIFSIFPVYSASSNLEYIVNNGTTTGHVIKHMFFVVLGLVIMRVVGMIKYEYIGKLSSILLGLMIVLLIVTMFTGQTIDGASASRWLKIPGTPISFQPSSFAFLMLIIYLCRYLTKKITRERLPIENIMYIFGPILLVFVLVAKDNGSTALMILMVSVIVLIIGQLHWKYIAGFISSSFIAIILFLIIALNTNLIGGNRVHTWMSRIETFTSSKAKTTDVDDESVKAKNYQVMQAKAAIVHGGITGMGPGKSALKQMLPQSASDFIFAVIVEEYGLIGAAFLISLYLIMMIRIVMIASKMPAFFGSLLVLSLGVMIFVQLAVNIAVAINLIPVTGQPLPLISYGGTSMLVTYLQLGIILNISSRIQIYDEEGMGKKQSVAEINDIA from the coding sequence ATGGACGAACAGAACACAGAAAACAGAATTGAATTGCTAAAGGGCGATAAAGTACTTTGGATGGTCATCCTTGTGATCTCCATTTTCTCTATTTTCCCCGTATACTCCGCAAGTTCGAATCTGGAATATATTGTTAATAACGGGACCACAACAGGCCACGTGATCAAGCATATGTTCTTTGTAGTCTTAGGTCTTGTGATCATGAGAGTCGTTGGAATGATAAAATATGAGTACATCGGAAAGCTCAGCAGTATCCTGCTCGGTTTAATGATTGTTTTGCTTATCGTTACCATGTTTACGGGCCAGACCATTGACGGAGCCAGTGCTTCAAGATGGTTAAAAATTCCCGGAACCCCCATTTCATTCCAGCCTTCATCATTCGCCTTCCTCATGCTCATCATTTACCTCTGCAGGTATCTGACCAAAAAGATAACAAGGGAAAGGCTTCCGATAGAGAACATTATGTATATTTTCGGGCCTATCCTGCTGGTTTTTGTATTGGTTGCAAAAGATAACGGTTCTACAGCATTGATGATTCTGATGGTTTCTGTAATTGTCCTGATTATCGGACAGCTTCACTGGAAATATATTGCAGGCTTTATCTCCTCATCCTTTATAGCCATTATATTATTTCTGATCATTGCATTAAACACCAACCTCATCGGTGGAAACCGTGTGCATACATGGATGAGCCGTATCGAAACATTTACCTCCAGCAAGGCAAAAACAACCGATGTGGATGATGAAAGCGTAAAAGCTAAAAACTATCAGGTCATGCAGGCCAAAGCAGCCATCGTACATGGCGGAATTACAGGAATGGGACCAGGAAAAAGCGCATTAAAGCAAATGCTTCCACAATCCGCCTCTGACTTTATTTTTGCTGTCATTGTAGAAGAATACGGACTCATCGGGGCAGCCTTCCTTATCAGCCTGTATCTCATCATGATGATCAGGATTGTAATGATCGCAAGCAAAATGCCCGCCTTTTTCGGCTCGCTTCTCGTGCTCAGTCTCGGGGTGATGATTTTTGTCCAGCTTGCTGTGAATATTGCTGTAGCCATCAACCTGATCCCGGTAACAGGACAGCCATTGCCACTGATAAGTTACGGAGGAACCTCCATGCTGGTTACCTATCTCCAGCTTGGAATTATTTTAAATATAAGCTCAAGAATCCAGATATATGATGAAGAAGGAATGGGCAAAAAACAAAGTGTAGCAGAAATTAATGATATCGCTTAG
- the murG gene encoding undecaprenyldiphospho-muramoylpentapeptide beta-N-acetylglucosaminyltransferase translates to MNKKLKVVLSGGGTGGHIFPAIAIADEIRKRFPDTEFLFIGANGKMEMEKVPQAGYKIEGIDIAGIDRGNMLSNLGLPFKILKSLSKSKKIIKNFAPDFAVGTGGFASGPALYEASRLGIPIFIQEQNAHAGVTNKILSKKAKAVFTAYPKVEGFPSEKIKFLGNPIRENIVTGMTETALAKEKMGLNKDKLTILSVGGSLGSRTLNNAWKDNLENLKEKGYQLIWQTGKLDYNELSNESRISDLGSQIQLREFIKDMELAYSAADIIVSRAGAIAISELAVARKPVLLVPFPFAAEDHQTKNAMNLVEKNAARMVKDSEMQEKFWNTLEEICSSENIRNEMSQNLEYFAKPNAAKEIVDEIFKTVKSTM, encoded by the coding sequence ATGAACAAAAAATTAAAAGTAGTATTATCCGGCGGCGGAACAGGAGGACATATCTTCCCGGCTATTGCCATTGCAGATGAGATCAGAAAAAGATTTCCGGATACAGAATTTTTGTTCATAGGAGCCAACGGGAAAATGGAAATGGAAAAAGTTCCCCAGGCCGGTTATAAAATTGAAGGAATTGATATCGCAGGAATTGACAGAGGAAATATGCTTTCGAATTTAGGTTTGCCTTTCAAAATTCTGAAAAGTCTTTCTAAATCAAAGAAGATCATTAAAAACTTCGCCCCGGATTTTGCTGTAGGAACGGGTGGATTCGCGAGCGGACCCGCTTTATATGAAGCCAGCAGACTGGGAATTCCAATCTTCATTCAGGAGCAGAATGCCCATGCAGGAGTAACGAATAAGATTTTAAGCAAAAAAGCCAAAGCCGTTTTCACTGCATATCCGAAAGTAGAAGGTTTTCCTTCTGAAAAAATAAAATTCCTGGGTAATCCTATTCGTGAGAATATTGTTACAGGAATGACAGAAACAGCCCTGGCAAAAGAAAAAATGGGACTTAATAAAGATAAGCTTACGATTCTTTCTGTAGGTGGCTCTTTAGGCTCCAGAACATTGAACAACGCCTGGAAAGATAACCTGGAAAACCTTAAAGAAAAAGGATATCAGTTGATCTGGCAAACCGGAAAACTGGATTACAATGAATTAAGCAACGAATCCCGGATCTCGGATCTCGGATCTCAGATTCAGTTGAGAGAATTCATCAAAGACATGGAACTGGCCTATTCTGCAGCTGATATTATTGTTTCAAGAGCCGGAGCCATTGCCATTTCAGAGCTGGCAGTAGCTAGAAAGCCGGTTCTTCTGGTACCCTTCCCCTTTGCAGCGGAAGATCATCAGACCAAAAACGCCATGAACCTGGTTGAAAAAAATGCAGCCCGGATGGTAAAAGACTCTGAAATGCAGGAAAAATTCTGGAACACACTGGAAGAAATCTGCAGCAGTGAAAATATAAGAAACGAAATGTCTCAGAACCTGGAATATTTTGCCAAGCCAAATGCAGCAAAAGAGATTGTAGATGAGATATTTAAAACTGTAAAAAGTACAATGTAA